The DNA segment ACGTCGGGGTCGCCGTACCGGCCGCGTGCGGCGGGGTTCTGGGCGGCGGGCCGGCCGCGCCGTTCGCCGGTCTCCGGGGTCTTGGCGCGGGTCCGCCGCTCCAGTCTGCCGTGTCCGGGGTGGAGGACCGCGCCGAGGACGGAGCCGCCGGCCGCGCCGATGATCTCGCGGATGCGTTCCAGGTCGCTGCGGTGCACCTCGCGGGGGCGGCAGACGATGACGACGCCCTCGACGCGGTCCACGAGGGCGACGGCGTCGGCGTAGGAGAGGACCGGCGGGGCGAGCACGATGACGACGGCGCCGGGCCGGCCGCCCTCGGCGAGCAGCCTGCTGACGGGGGCGGAGGTCAGGGCGCGCGGCACGTTGTCGGTGGGGCGGCCGGCGACCAGGGTGAAGGCGCCCGATCCGGGGACGTCCACGTTGGCGCGGCTGTCGGAGGGCCAGGTGCGGTCCTCGTTGCCGGTGGCCCAGCGGGGGCCCCGGCCGGGGTGGACCGCGCCGAGGTCCTCGGCCAGGGACGGGGTGCGCAGGTCGGCCTCGACCAGCAGCACGTCCCGGCCCATCTCGGCGAAGGCGGCGGCGAGGTTGGCGGCGGCGGCGCGGGCCATGTCGTTGTCGCCGCGTGGCGCGGTGACCAGGAGGCGGCGGCGTTCGGCGAAGGAGGGGTCGTAGGCGAGCCGGAAGGCGATCGCCCGGTACTCCTCGGCGAGCCGGCTGCCGAGGTGGCCGATCGCGAGCAGGGCGCGGGCGGCGCCGCGTTCCCTGGGCAGGCTGCCGAGCAGCGGGGCGCCGAGGGAGCGGACGAGTTCCCTGGTGGAGCGGACGGCCGGGTCGAAGACGAGGCGCACCCACGACATGAGCAGGCCGAGGGCGAGTCCGACGACGCCGCCGAGCCCGAGGAGCAGCGGCAGCCCGGCCCCGGCGGGTTGTGTGGGTGCGACGGGCTTCTTGTTGAGGTAGCCGGGTGTGGTGTCGAGGGCGCGCAGTTCGGAGATCTTCTGGTTGAGTCCGGAGATGGCGACGATGAGGTTGGCGCGTGCGCTGGTGACGTCGCCGCCGCCGGTGGCGGTCTCCTGCTCGGCGAGCCGGTCGCGCTGTTCGGTGAGCGGCTTCAGCTGGGTGCGGTAGCCGTCGATCATGTTGTCGATGCTGTCCTCGGTGCGCTCGCGGCGTACTTCGAGGTAGGCCTCGGCGAGGGCCTGGGCCCGGGTCCTGGCCAGCTCGGGGGTGCGGCCGGTGTAGGCGAACTTGAGGACGAGGGTGTTGGGCGGGTTGGTGACCTGGAGGCCGGAGAGCAGGGCGCCGACCTCGACGGTGTCGCCGTGCTTGGCGAGGCTGCCGGCCGCGATGGTGCCGACGACGTCGCTGACGGCGGTCTGGCGTTCGGAGCCGATGTTGATGCCCTTGTCGGCGGAGGCGCCGGCGGCGAAGGGGTCGGAGGTGGCGGAGCGTACGGAGACCTCGCCGGTCGCGGCGTAGGTGTCCTCGCCGCTCAGGGCGAGCCAGCCGCTGCCGACGAGGCCGAGGACCACTCCGGTGACGAGGATGGCCCGGTAGCGCAGGAGCTGGCGGAACTGGTCCCGCAGCAGGGCGGGCTCGTCGTGCTCGTCCAGCGCGCGGATCGGTTCGGTCATCGCTGCGGTCCCTCCCGGTCTTCCTGCAGGGCCTCGGTGAGCAGGGCGTCGAAGCGGGCGAGTGCGGCGTCCCGCCCCAGATGGCGTGCCACGTAGCGCGGTCCGCCGGCGCCGAGCGCGTCGGCCTCGGCGGGTGACTCGACGAGTTTGCGGACGGCGCCGAGCACGGCGGCCGGGTCCTCGGGCGCGACGAGGAGTCCGGCTCCGGAGCGCCGTACCTCCTGGGCGGTGCCGCCCTCGTCGGCGACCGAGGCGACGACGGGGCGGCCGGAGACGAAGTAGGAGGTGAGTTTGGAGGGGACGCTCATGTCGAGCACCGAGGCGCGCTGGGTGACGGCGAGGACGTCGGCGGCGGCCAGGATGTCGGTGAACTCCTCGGCGTCGGCGGGGGGCAGGAACTCCAGGTTGGGCAGTCCGGCGGCGCGGGCGCGCAGGGCGTCGCGCCGGCTGCCGTCGCCCATCAGGACGATGCGGATCTCGGGGGCGAGGCGGGCGGCGTCCACCAGGACCTCCAGGCCCTGTTTGAGCCCCATGTTCCCGGAGTGCAGGACGACGGGGGTGCCCTCGCGCCAGCCGAGCCTGGCCCGGGTCGCGGCCCGGTCGGCCGAAGGGGTGCGCACATGGCTCCAGTTGGGAACGGTGCGGATGCGGCCGGGGTCCACGCCGTAGGCGGCGACGCGGGCGACGAAGCTCTCGTGGATGACACCGACGAGGGTGGCGGCGCGCAGGGCGAACCGTTCGGCGCGGGCGGCGAGGGCGGCCGCCCGGTCGCCGCCCCGGATGCCGCTCTGCGTGGCGGCGGCGCCCATCAGGTCCTGGACGACGGGTATGTACGGCACCCGGTGGCGGCGGGCGATGCGGGCGCCGACGATTCCGCCGGCGAGGCTGGGCATCTGGGAGACCACCGCGTCGGGCCGTACGGCGGGGGGTGCGAGCAGGCCGTGCGCCAGGATGCTCGCCTCGAAGGCGGCTCTGCGTAACGCGCTCTGCCGGGGCGGTACGTAGTGCCGCCTGCGGTGGACGGTGACGCCCGCGCGGTGCTCCTCGGCGCGCCACATGCCCCGGTAGGCGGGGTCGGTCCGCCAGGCCGGGTAGTGCGGCATGCCGGCCAGTACATGGGTGTCGGCGCCGGACGCGGCCCAGTGCTCGGCGAGCTGGGCGGCGTACGGGCCGATGCCGGTCAGTTCCGGCGCGTAGTTCGTGGAGACCACCAGCAGGCTGCGGTGCTCGAACGGTCTGTGGTGCTCTTCGTCCGCCATCGGGCGCTCGATTCCTTCCCCCGGAGCCACCGGTGTTCCCGTCGGGGAACGACCCCAAAAGCGAGCTTATCCGTTCATGAGATGAGCAAGTGGTCTTCACAGTAAGGTCGTTGGACTATCGGACATCACGTTCACCGTGGGGGGAGAGAACGGATGGTGCACAGGGTCGGCTACGCGCCGGGGGTCTACGACCTGTTCCATGTGGGGCACCTCAACATTCTTCGGCATGCGCGCAGCCAGTGCGACTACCTGGTGGCGGGGGTCGTCTCCGACGAGATGGCCACCCTCGCCAAGGGGCACCGGCCGGTGATCCCGTTGCCGGAACGGCTGGAGATCGTGCGGAGCGTGCGGTACGTGGACGCCGCGTTCGTCGAGACCGTCCCGGAGAAGGTGGAGACCTGGCAGCAGGTCAGGTTCGACGTCATCTTCAAGGGGGACGACTGGCGGGACACGGACAGGGGCAGAAAGCTCGAACGCGACTTCGCCGAGGTGGGTGTGGAGGTGGTGTACTTCCCGTACACCGTGCACACCTCCAGCACCCAGTTGCGCCGCGCGCTGGACACCCTGGTCAGTGCGCCCGGAGCGCTTTCAGCTCCCTGAACCACTTGCCCAGGAACGCGACGAGGAACAGCGCGTGCACGGCGGCGAGTACGGCGTAACCCGTCCGGAACACCGTCTCGTCGCCCAGCAGCAGGAAGACCAGGCAGAACACCCCGTAGTCGGCGGGCAGCAGGGCCACGGCCCGCAGCCGGGACGGCGGCCCGGCGGGCTCGGGCGGCGGCGCCGTTTCGCGGGCCGCCGCCTTGCCGAGCTGCTCGCGCAGCAGCCCCGCGCAGAACGTCAGCACGGCGACGAACAGGAAGCCGAGCGGCAGCAGCAGCCAGCCGTCGCCGGGCAGCGCGAAGAAGCGGTGGAAGGCGATGAGCACGGCGGTGTGGACGAGGATCATCTTGGCGCAGTCCACGACATGGTCCAGCCACTCCCCGTCGGGCCCGCCCCGCCCGGTCAGCCGGGCGAGCTGCCCGTCGGCCGAGTCGAGCGCGAAGCCCGCGGCGAGCCCGAGGTAGACGAGCACCGCCGTCCAGGGGCCGGGGCGTGCCAGGGCCACGCCCGCGACGGCGGAGAAGGTGAACGCCGCGCTGACCAGCGTGACCTGATTGGGCGTCATGCCCAGCCGGAAGGCTGCGGCCGCGAAGAGCCGGCCGGCCGGGCGGTTCACGTACCGCGAGTAGAGCGACACCCCCTTGGCCGTCTTCTGCGCCCCGCGCAGCCGGCCCAGCACCGTCGTCGTGCCTTCCATACGCCCCCCAGCGTGTCGCGGCGGGCTCCCCCACCGCATTCCGGCGGCGCACCGCGCGCCGCCGGAGCCGCATCATGGCACGGGGCGGCGCCCCGCGCGGGTGGATCACCCCACCCGGTGTGCGGACGGGGCCGGTTGACCGGAATCCGGTGCCCACAGGCCGCCGCGCGGCCGTCCGGGAGGGCGGTCAGACGGCGGCGGTGCGGCACTCCGGGTGGCCCCAGCCGTGGTCGTTCTTGGCGATCATCTCCTGGGCCGCGTACGGCTTGCCGCAGTGGCAGCGGCCCGCGAACCTGGCCCGGATGGTGGCGCCGCCCGCCTTGCGGGCCGTGCCGCCGGTCTTCTTCGCCGCCGTGCCGGTCCGCCGTCCCTCGGTGGCGCGGGAGGGCGCGGGGACGGGGGTGGGCGAGCCCTGCGAGGTGCCGGCGGCGCTCTGGCTGACGGCCACCTCGCTGGCGGCCTGGTCGGCGAGCGCGTTGAGCGGGTCGCCGTCCACCTGATGGGCCGGTACGTAGACGAAGGTGACGGCCCGGCCGCCGAGGAGTGCGTCGATGCGGGTCACCAGGTCGCGGTTGGCGACGGGTTTGCCGGCGGAGGTCTTCCAGCCGTTGCGCTTCCAGCCGGGCAGCCATTTGGTGACCGCGTTCATCGCGTACTGCGAGTCCATCCGGACTTCGAGCACCACCTCGGGGCCGACCGATTCCAGCAGCTCGCGCAGGGCGGTCAGCTCGGCGACGTTGTTGGTGGCGGTGCCCAGCGGGCCCGCCTCCCACCGCCGGGGCCGGCCCTCGGCGTCGGCCACCACATAGGCCCAGGCCGCGGGTCCGGGATTGCCCTTGGACGCCCCGTCACACGCGGCGATCATGCGCTCGTTCATACCCTCGATCATGCCAGCG comes from the Streptomyces sp. NBC_00525 genome and includes:
- a CDS encoding glycosyltransferase codes for the protein MADEEHHRPFEHRSLLVVSTNYAPELTGIGPYAAQLAEHWAASGADTHVLAGMPHYPAWRTDPAYRGMWRAEEHRAGVTVHRRRHYVPPRQSALRRAAFEASILAHGLLAPPAVRPDAVVSQMPSLAGGIVGARIARRHRVPYIPVVQDLMGAAATQSGIRGGDRAAALAARAERFALRAATLVGVIHESFVARVAAYGVDPGRIRTVPNWSHVRTPSADRAATRARLGWREGTPVVLHSGNMGLKQGLEVLVDAARLAPEIRIVLMGDGSRRDALRARAAGLPNLEFLPPADAEEFTDILAAADVLAVTQRASVLDMSVPSKLTSYFVSGRPVVASVADEGGTAQEVRRSGAGLLVAPEDPAAVLGAVRKLVESPAEADALGAGGPRYVARHLGRDAALARFDALLTEALQEDREGPQR
- a CDS encoding CDP-alcohol phosphatidyltransferase family protein — its product is MEGTTTVLGRLRGAQKTAKGVSLYSRYVNRPAGRLFAAAAFRLGMTPNQVTLVSAAFTFSAVAGVALARPGPWTAVLVYLGLAAGFALDSADGQLARLTGRGGPDGEWLDHVVDCAKMILVHTAVLIAFHRFFALPGDGWLLLPLGFLFVAVLTFCAGLLREQLGKAAARETAPPPEPAGPPSRLRAVALLPADYGVFCLVFLLLGDETVFRTGYAVLAAVHALFLVAFLGKWFRELKALRAH
- a CDS encoding ribonuclease H family protein gives rise to the protein MNERMIAACDGASKGNPGPAAWAYVVADAEGRPRRWEAGPLGTATNNVAELTALRELLESVGPEVVLEVRMDSQYAMNAVTKWLPGWKRNGWKTSAGKPVANRDLVTRIDALLGGRAVTFVYVPAHQVDGDPLNALADQAASEVAVSQSAAGTSQGSPTPVPAPSRATEGRRTGTAAKKTGGTARKAGGATIRARFAGRCHCGKPYAAQEMIAKNDHGWGHPECRTAAV
- a CDS encoding lipopolysaccharide biosynthesis protein, translating into MTEPIRALDEHDEPALLRDQFRQLLRYRAILVTGVVLGLVGSGWLALSGEDTYAATGEVSVRSATSDPFAAGASADKGINIGSERQTAVSDVVGTIAAGSLAKHGDTVEVGALLSGLQVTNPPNTLVLKFAYTGRTPELARTRAQALAEAYLEVRRERTEDSIDNMIDGYRTQLKPLTEQRDRLAEQETATGGGDVTSARANLIVAISGLNQKISELRALDTTPGYLNKKPVAPTQPAGAGLPLLLGLGGVVGLALGLLMSWVRLVFDPAVRSTRELVRSLGAPLLGSLPRERGAARALLAIGHLGSRLAEEYRAIAFRLAYDPSFAERRRLLVTAPRGDNDMARAAAANLAAAFAEMGRDVLLVEADLRTPSLAEDLGAVHPGRGPRWATGNEDRTWPSDSRANVDVPGSGAFTLVAGRPTDNVPRALTSAPVSRLLAEGGRPGAVVIVLAPPVLSYADAVALVDRVEGVVIVCRPREVHRSDLERIREIIGAAGGSVLGAVLHPGHGRLERRTRAKTPETGERRGRPAAQNPAARGRYGDPDVAGRTGDPAETLGLRTVDGGPGHGGRNSAAGHR
- a CDS encoding adenylyltransferase/cytidyltransferase family protein, which translates into the protein MVHRVGYAPGVYDLFHVGHLNILRHARSQCDYLVAGVVSDEMATLAKGHRPVIPLPERLEIVRSVRYVDAAFVETVPEKVETWQQVRFDVIFKGDDWRDTDRGRKLERDFAEVGVEVVYFPYTVHTSSTQLRRALDTLVSAPGALSAP